Sequence from the Flavobacterium sp. J372 genome:
AGATTTGGCCAGCGTTGTCCTCGCCAATTTTAAGTATAACCTGATTGCTAAGCGAATTTTCATCAGGCTCTGGCCTGAATTTTTAAATTCAGTTCCATCAAAACGGTTAAGTCCATCCCATGTACCTATCCAGATAAGATTTTGCGAATCCTGAAAGATGCAGTTTACAGAACTGTTTGAAAGGCCTGT
This genomic interval carries:
- a CDS encoding two-component regulator propeller domain-containing protein — protein: MKTKILLTAFLTLVLICCTGKPENLSAEYHNTLTSTQNIIPPVTDAKYSIEQLDNATGLSNSSVNCIFQDSQNLIWIGTWDGLNRFDGTEFKNSGQSLMKIRLAIRLYLKLARTTLAKSGY